In one window of Amblyomma americanum isolate KBUSLIRL-KWMA chromosome 9, ASM5285725v1, whole genome shotgun sequence DNA:
- the LOC144103368 gene encoding uncharacterized protein LOC144103368, translating to MEEGRLPSTPLANGEHREARTIEQKAASQLGQSEELVAPKAPESSRQAKERAQLLVDPGHTTAQKAGALTAGSAPDASVLLQDATRLIQSISGALQASLEASKHWRPAVKVAVPTYRGYADTVSVTDFIESLTHYQAAVGLDDSEMLTRIVPVALVERAAQWYRLSGRRATTLGEFKAALRREFLPVDYQRRMRRELELRTQAPDESLLEYVRTMEELFQIAESSASNDERVERVVRQAHPAFAAYLRGGRFRDLEDLAAEAKRIQGNILAMRAYRPPPPASEAVEPRCAWTGAFSYARHDSPAQAVYAVGADTRQEWKLSERALDPFTFHRRASSAAAAASCYPNKSRTSAQGREQRDTFPKRPEGRSAGCTKQEEAFPRRGNTPARGVRCFQCGELGHISRLCTRGPVQQGNGVGGRV from the coding sequence ATGGAAGAAGGCAGATTGCCGAGCACGCCACTTGCTAATGGTGAACATAGAGAGGCCCGCACTATCGAGCAAAAGGCTGCTAGCCAGCTCGGACAAAGCGAGGAATTGGTCGCGCCCAAGGCTCCTGAGAGCTCGAGGCAGGCGAAAGAGAGAGCGCAGCTGCTTGTGGATCCCGGACATACTACGGCCCAAAAGGCGGGAGCTCTCACTGCAGGTTCCGCACCAGACGCGTCGGTGCTGCTGCAGGATGCGACGCGGCTAATTCAGTCCATATCGGGCGCTCTTCAGGCTTCCCTGGAAGCATCCAAGCACTGGCGGCCGGCGGTGAAGGTGGCCGTCCCAACATACCGCGGTTACGCAGACACGGTCAGCGTAACTGACTTCATCGAAAGCCTAACGCACTATCAGGCAGCGGTAGGGCTGGATGACAGCGAGATGCTCACACGCATCGTGCCTGTTGCCCTGGTGGAGCGAGCAGCGCAGTGGTACCGGCTTTCCGGTCGCCGAGCAACCACGCTCGGTGAGTTTAAGGCGGCTCTACGTCGGGAATTCTTGCCCGTAGACTACcagcgtaggatgcggcgagagctTGAACTGCGGACGCAGGCGCCTGATGAGTCATTGCTCGAATATGTGCGGACGATGGAGGAGCTTTTCCAGATCGCCGAATCGAGCGCCTCAAATGACGAACGTGTCGAAAGAGTCGTAAGGCAGGCGCATCCCGCCTTTGCGGCCTACCTGCGTGGCGGTCGGTTTCGCGACCTGGAGGATCTGGCTGCAGAGGCCAAGCGCATACAAGGCAACATCCTCGCCATGCGCGCCTATCGCCCTCCACCTCCCGCAAGCGAAGCTGtggagccgcgctgcgcgtggactGGAGCATTCTCCTATGCGCGCCATGAttcccccgcccaggctgtgtaCGCAGTCGGCGCGGACACCCGCCAAGAGTGGAAATTGAGCGAACGCGCTCTTGACCCGTTTACTTTTCACCGGCGTGCaagcagtgctgctgctgctgctagttgcTATCCGAACAAAAGTCGGACCTCCGCGCAGGGCAGGGAACAAAGGGACACATTCCCGAAACGGCCGGAAGGCCGCTCAGCAGGGTGCACCAAGCAGGAGGAGGCATTTCCTAGACGCGGAAACACGCCTGCACGCGGAGTGCGGTGCTTTCAGTGTGGCGAGCTGGGCCATATCTCTCGTCTCTGCACACGTGGGCCCGTCCAGCAGGGAAACGGGGTCGGGGGTCGGGTGTGA